From the genome of Carnobacterium viridans:
ATGTTCCTGATCCAGTTGCACAAAAGTTGCACCAACAGTTAGATACGTTATGGCACTGTTCCAATTTATATGAAATTCCATTACAAACCAAATTAGCAGAAGAGCTTGTCCTTTATTCGCAATTTGATCAAGTCTTTTTTTGCAATAGCGGAGCAGAAGCTAATGAAGCAGCGTTAAAAATTGCGCGTAAATACGCAAAAGATCATGGTCATTCAGAGCGCACATCGGTAGTTTCCTTTAAAGATTCCTTTCATGGAAGAACCTTTGCTACGTTGTCTGTAACCGGACAAGAAAAAGTTCAAAAGGGGTATGAACCTTTAATGCCAGGTGTACGTTCTTTAAATTTTAACGAAGAATCTGATCTTGGGAAAATTCATAACGGAAAAACAGCTGCAGTCTTGTTGGAACTTGTCCAAGGAGAGGGTGGAGTCAATCCGGCACATAAGGAGTGGCTTCATTCCTTGCAGGATATCTGTCAAGCGTACGATATTCTTTTAATGGTAGATGAAGTTCAAACGGGTATGGGAAGAACAGGAACGTTGTTTGCTTATGAACAATACGGTATTGAGCCGGATGTTCTGACCCTAGCAAAAGGTTTAGGATCAGGCTTTCCAATCGGAGCAATGCTAGCTAAAACACATGTTGCAAAATCCTTTACTCCAGGAACCCACGGTACAACTTTTGGAGGGAATCCATTAGCAGCCGCAGCCGGAGTAGCTACCTTAAGCGAAATGACCAAACCAGGATTTATGAAAGAGGTGCAGAAAAAGGCAGCTTTTTTTAAAGAACAATTGGAACACTTAGCCAATCAATTTAGTGTGATAAAAAAGGTAAAAGGAATGGGTTTTCTAATCGGAATTGAAGTAGATATGGAAGCCAAAGAACTCGTGACCTTATTGCAAGAAAAGCATATTTTAACGTTAACAGCAGGTCCAAAAGTCTTGCGGATCTTACCACCTTTGACCGTTACAACTGAAGAAATAAATGAGTTTCTTCAAAAATTTGAAGAAGTGCTCATTTCAATACAAAAGAGTAAGTGAAGAGAAAGTGAGTGAGAGATTGAGAATGGCAGAACAAAATTGGGAACTAAGCAAAAAGGATATTTTACAAGTAGCGGATTTAACAAGAAAAGAGTTAACTGCACTTATTCAAGACGCGATCATTATGAAACAACAAACCAAAGCAGGGATTCCACATCCACACTTGCAAGGAAAAACATTGGGTATGATTTTTGAAAAGTCTTCTACACGAACTCGGGTGTCTTTTGAAGTAGGGATGACACAATTAGGTGGCCACGCCTTATTTTTAAGTTCGAAAGATATTCAGTTAGGTAGAGGTGAGAGTATCGCGGATACTGCAAAAGTGCTTTCTCGTTATGTGGATGGACTGATGATTCGTACGTTTGGACACGAAATGATTGAGGAATTCGCAGAAAATGCGTCGGTACCTATTATAAATGGGTTAACCAATGAACACCATCCGATGCAGGTTCTAGCAGACTTAATGACGATTTATGAAAAAAAAGGAAAATTACAAGGTTTAACAGTGGCTTATGTAGGAGATGGGAACAATAATATGCCTCACTCATTAATGGAGGGAGCTGCCATCATGGGGATGAATATGCGTATAGCTAGTCCCAAAGGGTATGAACCTCTAGAAGCTGTTTTTCAAGATGCAAAAAGTAAAGCTGAAAAGCTAGGAGCCACTGTCCACTTTACATATGATCCAATAGAAGCAGTAAAAGAAGCTGATATTGTTGTAACGGATGTATGGACAAGTATGGGAATGGAAGCTGAAGAAACAGAACGCTTAACGGCATTTTTACCTTATCAAGTGAATACAGCACTGACTCATTATGCAAAGGAAGATTTTATATTCCTACATTGCCTTCCTACACACCGTGGCGAAGAAGTAACCGCTGAAATTATTGATGGCAACCACTCAGTCGTATTTGATGAAGCAGAGAATCGCTTGCATGCTCAAAAAGCTGTATTGAAAAAATTAATGGGAAATCGGTGAACCTAAAAAAGCCATCAGGAATCAATTCTGATGGCTTTTTTTAGATTTTAAGATGAAATGAAATCCTACACTAGATACTGAGTTGGATAAATGTTGTTCCAACGGCGCTTTAATGAAAAACTACAAAAAAAGAGCTTATAAATGTTATTAAAACAACATTTACAAGCCCTTTTATAAATCATGTAAGTCACGATTTTTCCTATGGAAGCGAGGGGAGTCGAACCCCTGTCCAAATATATCGGCACCTAGACGTCTACGTTCATAGTTGTACTATTAAGGTTTCGCTCAGTATTAGCCGCACAACAGGCATCATACGTCGCTAGTCTGATGATCTCTTCTAAAACTTGCAGACGGAAAGTTTTAGCGTATCCCACTAATTATAGGACCCTTGCTCGAGCACATGGGCGATGCCGAGAGGATCTACACTAAGCTGTTATTACGCAGCTAAAGCGTAAGAGTTATTATTGTTTTTATCAGTTATATTTAACTGTAACGTTTTAGCGTAGCCGTAACCTACGAAACGCGATCCAAGCTCGACCTATACCTGTCGATTCCGTAACGCTCCCTAAATGGGATGTATACAGAGAATGTTCTGTTTTGAATCATCATTAATCTGTTTAACTCTCTCCAAATAGTATAACATATTCTAGCGGAAAAGAAAATAATGGCGAAAAACAGTTTCTAAAAATGATTTCTTAGAACGGAATAAGGATTGCGATAAACAACTCAAGATAATAGTAAAATAAAAAAACACATCTTTTTAAGATGTGTTTTTTTGTTTCTAGTTTAGTCATTAGAATGTATGTAAGTTATTCTAATGTTGAAGAACTTATCATTTGTTGTTTGGATGTTTGAACGTAAACATCATATAATTTAGACAATACCGTAATATCACCACTTGCAATTTTTGATAATTTCAAAAATACAGGTTTCATAATCTCAGCATCATCATTTTCGTTAACAATAGCTAAGGCTTCACGATTCAGTATAAACAAATCATCTAATACTGTATGGTATTTTTTTACGAATTCTTGGAGACCTTCTTTATCTTCTAGTAAAACATTTTTTAAACTTTGATTTTTTTCATGAAGATTTTCTAAGTATTCTCCAACAGTCATATCTAGTAAAGTTGAAACCTCTTCTAATTCATTAAAAAAATTATCATCAACATCGATTAACACCAGTTCCACCTCCAACAATCACAATCACAATAACTGATTATATAATATTCTAAACCAAATGCATATAGCATACAGAAATCGAATTAAATAATAGGTGTTTTTATAGACGAAATATGTCTAGGACACTAAAAATTATTTAAATTAGTTTTGAAAACGAATAGAGCTGATAAAGAACAATATGAGAGAAACAAAGATAATCCTTCAAAATAGTTGGGTTCTATTTGATTCAGCGTTACAATGATCCTATAGGATAAAAAAAGAAGATATAAAAATGGAGGGTATGAACAATGAAAATCGGGATACCAAGAGAAATAAAAAATAATGAAAGTCGAGTAGCTATTTCTCCTGCTGGCGTAAATAGCCTTGTGGAAAATGGACACGAAGTCATCATAGAAGTGAACGCAGGAAAGACGGCCGGATTTACGGATGAAGACTATCAACTGTCAGGAGCCACATTGCTTGAAGATGCTGAGCAAATTTGGAATGCTGAAATGATCATTAAAGTAAAAGAACCTATTCCAAGCGAATACAAGTATTTCAAAAAAGGGATGATAGTGTTCACGTACTTGCATTTAGCGCCAGCTTTAGAATTAACTAAAGAGCTGATGAAAGCTGAAGTTACAGCTATTGGCTATGAAACAATGGTCGGAACCGACGGAACATTACCTTTATTGACGCCAATGAGCCAAATTGCCGGAAGAATGGCTGCCCAAGTCGGTGCTGAATTTCTTGAGAGTGTCAATCAAGGAAAAGGGATCTTGTTAAGCGGAGTGCCTGGCGTTCAAAAAGGAAAAGTAACCATCATAGGTGGTGGTGTTTCCGGAACAAATGCAGCCAAAATCGCAATCGGTCTAGGAGCAGAAGTGACAATTTTGGACGTTAATCCTAAGCGATTAGAAGAATTAGATGATCTATTTGAAAATAGAATCAACACACTTATGTCAAATGAATACAACATTGCAAAATCAGTTAAAGAAGCAGACTTAGTCATTGGAGCTGTATTGATCCCGGGATCTAAAGCACCAACCTTAGTAACAGAAGAAATGGTTAAACAAATGGAACCAGGTTCGGTTGTTGTTGATATAGCGGTTGACCAAGGGGGGATTTTTGAAACAGCTTCAGAAGTGACGACCCATGATGATCCTGTTTACATCAAACATGGCGTTGTCCATTACGCAGTTGCCAACATGCCCGGAGCTGTTCCAAAAACATCTACTTTAGCCTTAACCAATGTAACCATTCCTTATGCAGTTGAAATTGCAAATAAAGGGCTGATTAAAGCAGCTAAAGAAAATGCAACGATTTATACGGGCATCAATGTTATGGCTGGAAAATTGACTAAAAAAGAAGTTGGAGAGTCATTAAATCTTCCGTATCATGAAGCCTTAAGTTCTTTTATGTAATCTAATGAGTGTGTTTTGAAACAGAAGTTGCATTAAATGCATAAATAAATGAATTTCTTTCCGAAATGCAGTATACTAATGAAGAAACTAACTGCAAAAAGGAGCATTCGCATGTCAAAAGGAAATAAAAAAATTCAAGTAGAAGTAAAAGAAACCCCTAATAATAGAGAAGGTTTTGTTGAGTTAGAGCTTTATGTGAATGACGAAAAAATTGGTCAATTGCAACAAGAAGAAGGCCAAACTGTTACCGTAAAAACCAATTCAGGAACAGAGTCTAAAGTAAGAACTGTCGATGAAGGCATAAATAAATTAATTATGGATTATAATTTACACCAAATGTAAATTTGAATGAGCAATAAACTGAATCTAAAAGATCAATCCTACTTTAGGGTTGATTTTTTTTTTAACTACATTGTTATTAAGAGCATCCTAAAAGCTTTTTGAACCCATCTATGCTATGCTTTTTCTATACATAACTTAACGTAAAGGATGTGATTGTTTTGTCAACGAATGCAAAGTCCGCTTCTTTTAAAGATAGATTTAAGCATTTTTTAGAAGTACTAAAACCCAATTGGGCAAGAGCTGAAGTTTCATCAAATGCAGCTGAACTAGCTTACTTCACTCTATTATCCTTATTCCCGATTTTATTGGTCGTAGCGAACGTTATTCCTCTCTTTCCAATAGATGCAGCAGATATATTGCCAATGGTAGAAACAGCTGTTCCGCCAGATATTTACAATGTTTTAGCTCCAATTCTAGAAAGTTATTTGAATAGTTCAAGCGGAGGCGCTATCTCTATTGGTTTGATTACGTCATTGTGGTCTGCCAGTAAAGCTTTTAATGCATTACAAAATGTTTTAAATGACGTCTATGGGGTAGAAAAAAGGAATAATTTTATTATTGTTCGTTTAGTTTCTTTCTTAGTACAATTAGCCATCGTGGCGATTGTAGGAGTTCTGATCTTCGTCTTTGTATTTGGTGAATTTATCTTATTATTCATCGAAGATTTTGTAGGAATCGAACTAGATTTTATTTTACAAATATTTAGTTTAAAATGGTTGGTTTTATTTATTGTCTTGATTCTAATCATTACAATGGTTTACTTCTTAGTACCAAATCACCGTATGCACATCAAGTATGCTCTTCCAGGAGCAGTATTTGCTACGATAGGTTGGATGGTTTTATCACAAGCCTTCACACTTTATGTGCAATTCGCTGGAGGGGAAGCAGCTGCTAGTGCGACGTTTGGAGTCTTCATTGTTTTGATGCTGTGGCTCTATTTATCGGCTATCATTTTACTGTTAGGTGCTCTGATTAATGCCGTTTACTTTGAAATTAAAACAGGTAAATCGGTTCAAGAAGTTAAGATTGAAAAAGATAATGAAGAGAAAGACGATAAGGAAAAAGAATATCCAGATGATTCAGAATCAATTCAACATAAAAAATTAGTGAAATTAAAAACAGTAGAGAAACATAAAGAAGACTGAGTGAAGACTCAGTTTTCTTTTTCTTTAATCATAGTTAAATAGAGAAGCACTGTAAGATTTTTCTAAGAAAGGAGACAGGCCTTTTTTTTAGCCTGGTTTTCTTATATAATGGATGGAGTTTGAGGAAGACATTTTTTAATAGATAGGACACAAGGAGAATTTTAAAAAATGACAGAAAATAAAGAAACAAAAATAGATTATGGGATTATCTTATCCGTATTGTTGCTAGCAATCATTAGTATTGCGACTATCTATTCAACCACTCATTTAACTGCGAACTCTGGAATCGGTGCTACAGTGATGCAAATCATCTGGTACGTAGTTGGTGCAGTTGCCATCGTAGTGATCATGCAGTTTGATTCGGAGCAGTTATGGAAACTTGCCCCGATAGCGTATGGATTTGGGCTTTTTCTATTAGTGTTGGTATTATTCTTTTATGACCGGCCTACTGAGTTAAGTACCGGAGCAAAAAGCTGGTTTAAGATAGGTCCATTAACCTTTCAGCCCTCGGAGATCATGAAAATAGCTTTTATTCTAATGCTGGCTCGTGTCGTTACAAAACACAACGGCGATTATCCAACTCATTACCCTAAAGCCGATTTTTTATTGATAGGTAAAATCATATTAACGTCTATTCCACCACTGGTACTCGTTATGTTACAAAATGACTTAGGTTCAACATTAGTCTTTATTGCCATTATTATTGGTTTAATGTTGATTTCAGGAGTTACTTGGAAAATTATTCTGCCACTATTTTCAGGAGTTGCCGCTCTTGGTGGAACCTTACTGGTATTAGTTGTATACAATCGTGACTTTTTATTGCGATTGGGTTTTAAACCGTATCAATTTTCTCGGATAGATTCCTGGTTGAATCCTTACGGAGATTCAGGTGATACTTCTTATCAACTGATCCAAAGTATTAAAGCAATTGGGTCAGGAAAAATGTTCGGTAAAGGCTTTGGGACATCAGAAGTGTATGTGCCGGTTCGAGAGTCTGATATGATTTTTTCAACGATTGGAGAGAATTTTGGTTTTCTTGGCAGTTGTATTTTAATTTTTATCTACTTCTTACTAATCTACCAAATGATCCGCATTTGTTTTGATACGAAAAATGAATTCTACGCGTATATTGCAACCGGCGTAATCATGATGATTCTGTTCCATGTTTTTGAAAATGTTGGGATGAGTATTGGATTGCTTCCGTTAACTGGGATACCACTGCCATTTATTTCTCAAGGTGGAACGGCATTGTTAGGAAATATGATGGGTGTCGGACTTATTATGTCGATGAGGTACCATTACCGCAGTTACATGTTCTCTGAAGAAGATGAAGATTTCAAATAAAATGAGTACTATATTGGAGTGAGTTTCAATGCTTGAATTGTATCAACACCCCACGTGTTCAACCTGTAAGGCAGCAAGGAAATGGTTGGATGACCATTTAATCGAGTACCGCGCAATAAACATGATTGAGAATCCACCAACACAGGAAACCTTGATTAACTTGATGAGCCAAACAGATCTACCAGTGCTTCGCTTTTTTAACACAAGTGGGAATCGCTACCGAGAGTTAGGATTGAAAAATAGAGTGCCAAACATGAACATAACCGAATGTGCAGCCGTTTTGGCTTCAGATGGAATGCTGATCAAAAGACCTTTGCTGACTGATGGCAAGAGAACAACTCTTGGTTTTAAAGAAGATATCTATGAACAGACTTGGATAAAATAAAGAACCAGAATGGAGCGATCGAATTGGAAAAGCAAATGAAATATAGTGAAAACGGCTTATGGGTATTAAAAGAAGGCGACAATTATCGTATTGGATTATCTGAAAAAGGGCAAGATGATTTAGGCGAAGTTATGTTTGTTGAACTTCCAAATACGCTAGATGAAGTAAGAGAAAATGATGTCTTATTAGGAGTCGAAGGGGCAAAAGCTGTTACTGAACTGTTGTCTCCATTAACAGGTGTAGTGGTTCAATTCCATGCAGAACTAACAGACAATCCTGAACAACTAAATAGCATGGACAAAAACGACAATTGGATTCTTGAATTAAAAGACGTAGAACCGGATGCTTTTGAAAAATTGTCGGCTGAAGTCTAGAAATTAAAGTTGACAGAAAAAAAATGCTCTGTTAGAATATGTTAAATATCAATAACGCGATGATAAGAAGAGTACGTTCGTAATAACCATTTATAGAGAGCCTTGTTCGCTGGAAAAAGGTAATGGGAATTGAGCCGAAGATGGTCTTTGAGCAGAATAAGTGAATGCTTTGCATAAGCCTATTCCGGGTGCACCCGATAACGTGCCACAGTATAAAAAAGTTGAAAAATACTTGAGTACTGTATGAGGTTGATTTAGTGATGAATCAGCAAATTAAGGTGGTAACACGAAAAGTCAGAACTTTCGTCCTTATAGTAAGCAGTGCGCTTAGTATAAGGGCGAAAGTTTTTTTATTTGAATGAATTAGGAGGTGGATCAAAAGTGATTGAACTAACAAATATAAAAAAAGTATTTCAAACAAAACAAGGCAGTTTAACGGCTGTCAAAGATATCAATGTTTCCATCAAAGATGGTGAAATTTATGGAATCGTTGGGTATTCTGGAGCTGGAAAGAGTACATTGGTCCGAATGTTCAATGGACTAGAAACACCAACAGACGGTACAGTAGCTATTGAAGGAAACATTATTTCACAATTAAAAGGAAAAAAGCTCAGAAAAGAACGCCAGAAAATCGGGATGATCTTTCAACATTTCAACCTGTTATGGTCTAGGACAGTTGAAGAAAATATTCTTTTTCCGCTTGAATTGGCAAAAATTCCTAAAAAAGAACGTGAAGCTAAAGCCAAAGAACTTATTGGTTTAGTAGGGTTAGAAGGAAGAGAAAAAGCTTATCCGTCGCAACTTTCAGGTGGTCAAAAACAGCGGGTTGGAATTGCGCGAGCACTCGCTAACGATCCAACATTATTGCTTTGTGACGAGGCAACAAGTGCATTGGATCCACAGACTACAGATGAAGTACTCGATTTACTATTGGATATCAACAAGCGTTTAAACCTAACGATTGTCTTGATCACACATGAGATGCACGTGATTCGTAAAATTTGTGACAAGGTTGCAGTTATGGATGATGGGAAAATTGTTGAAGAAGGTTCTGTCATTGATGTATTCAAAAAACCACAACAAGACATTACTAAACGCTTTATTCGCCAAGATGCAAATCCAGACAGTGAAGATACCGATATGATTTTTGAAGAATTGTTGGT
Proteins encoded in this window:
- a CDS encoding arsenate reductase family protein — its product is MLELYQHPTCSTCKAARKWLDDHLIEYRAINMIENPPTQETLINLMSQTDLPVLRFFNTSGNRYRELGLKNRVPNMNITECAAVLASDGMLIKRPLLTDGKRTTLGFKEDIYEQTWIK
- a CDS encoding FtsW/RodA/SpoVE family cell cycle protein, whose product is MTENKETKIDYGIILSVLLLAIISIATIYSTTHLTANSGIGATVMQIIWYVVGAVAIVVIMQFDSEQLWKLAPIAYGFGLFLLVLVLFFYDRPTELSTGAKSWFKIGPLTFQPSEIMKIAFILMLARVVTKHNGDYPTHYPKADFLLIGKIILTSIPPLVLVMLQNDLGSTLVFIAIIIGLMLISGVTWKIILPLFSGVAALGGTLLVLVVYNRDFLLRLGFKPYQFSRIDSWLNPYGDSGDTSYQLIQSIKAIGSGKMFGKGFGTSEVYVPVRESDMIFSTIGENFGFLGSCILIFIYFLLIYQMIRICFDTKNEFYAYIATGVIMMILFHVFENVGMSIGLLPLTGIPLPFISQGGTALLGNMMGVGLIMSMRYHYRSYMFSEEDEDFK
- the argF gene encoding ornithine carbamoyltransferase; this translates as MAEQNWELSKKDILQVADLTRKELTALIQDAIIMKQQTKAGIPHPHLQGKTLGMIFEKSSTRTRVSFEVGMTQLGGHALFLSSKDIQLGRGESIADTAKVLSRYVDGLMIRTFGHEMIEEFAENASVPIINGLTNEHHPMQVLADLMTIYEKKGKLQGLTVAYVGDGNNNMPHSLMEGAAIMGMNMRIASPKGYEPLEAVFQDAKSKAEKLGATVHFTYDPIEAVKEADIVVTDVWTSMGMEAEETERLTAFLPYQVNTALTHYAKEDFIFLHCLPTHRGEEVTAEIIDGNHSVVFDEAENRLHAQKAVLKKLMGNR
- a CDS encoding glycine cleavage system protein H; this encodes MEKQMKYSENGLWVLKEGDNYRIGLSEKGQDDLGEVMFVELPNTLDEVRENDVLLGVEGAKAVTELLSPLTGVVVQFHAELTDNPEQLNSMDKNDNWILELKDVEPDAFEKLSAEV
- the ald gene encoding alanine dehydrogenase, whose protein sequence is MKIGIPREIKNNESRVAISPAGVNSLVENGHEVIIEVNAGKTAGFTDEDYQLSGATLLEDAEQIWNAEMIIKVKEPIPSEYKYFKKGMIVFTYLHLAPALELTKELMKAEVTAIGYETMVGTDGTLPLLTPMSQIAGRMAAQVGAEFLESVNQGKGILLSGVPGVQKGKVTIIGGGVSGTNAAKIAIGLGAEVTILDVNPKRLEELDDLFENRINTLMSNEYNIAKSVKEADLVIGAVLIPGSKAPTLVTEEMVKQMEPGSVVVDIAVDQGGIFETASEVTTHDDPVYIKHGVVHYAVANMPGAVPKTSTLALTNVTIPYAVEIANKGLIKAAKENATIYTGINVMAGKLTKKEVGESLNLPYHEALSSFM
- a CDS encoding acetylornithine transaminase, which produces MAKIENQAALMSTYARFPITITKGKGTYVWDDKNEMYLDFTSGIATCNLGHVPDPVAQKLHQQLDTLWHCSNLYEIPLQTKLAEELVLYSQFDQVFFCNSGAEANEAALKIARKYAKDHGHSERTSVVSFKDSFHGRTFATLSVTGQEKVQKGYEPLMPGVRSLNFNEESDLGKIHNGKTAAVLLELVQGEGGVNPAHKEWLHSLQDICQAYDILLMVDEVQTGMGRTGTLFAYEQYGIEPDVLTLAKGLGSGFPIGAMLAKTHVAKSFTPGTHGTTFGGNPLAAAAGVATLSEMTKPGFMKEVQKKAAFFKEQLEHLANQFSVIKKVKGMGFLIGIEVDMEAKELVTLLQEKHILTLTAGPKVLRILPPLTVTTEEINEFLQKFEEVLISIQKSK
- a CDS encoding methionine ABC transporter ATP-binding protein, which produces MIELTNIKKVFQTKQGSLTAVKDINVSIKDGEIYGIVGYSGAGKSTLVRMFNGLETPTDGTVAIEGNIISQLKGKKLRKERQKIGMIFQHFNLLWSRTVEENILFPLELAKIPKKEREAKAKELIGLVGLEGREKAYPSQLSGGQKQRVGIARALANDPTLLLCDEATSALDPQTTDEVLDLLLDINKRLNLTIVLITHEMHVIRKICDKVAVMDDGKIVEEGSVIDVFKKPQQDITKRFIRQDANPDSEDTDMIFEELLVEYPEGKIVHLTFHGQQAKMPIMSKIVREDGVDLSIIQGSIQQTQDGTIGSLYVQLTGESQRIEVAIEELRKLEVEVEVVEHVVET
- a CDS encoding DUF2969 family protein encodes the protein MSKGNKKIQVEVKETPNNREGFVELELYVNDEKIGQLQQEEGQTVTVKTNSGTESKVRTVDEGINKLIMDYNLHQM
- a CDS encoding YihY/virulence factor BrkB family protein — encoded protein: MIVLSTNAKSASFKDRFKHFLEVLKPNWARAEVSSNAAELAYFTLLSLFPILLVVANVIPLFPIDAADILPMVETAVPPDIYNVLAPILESYLNSSSGGAISIGLITSLWSASKAFNALQNVLNDVYGVEKRNNFIIVRLVSFLVQLAIVAIVGVLIFVFVFGEFILLFIEDFVGIELDFILQIFSLKWLVLFIVLILIITMVYFLVPNHRMHIKYALPGAVFATIGWMVLSQAFTLYVQFAGGEAAASATFGVFIVLMLWLYLSAIILLLGALINAVYFEIKTGKSVQEVKIEKDNEEKDDKEKEYPDDSESIQHKKLVKLKTVEKHKED